The sequence TGTGCTCCTGGGCTCTGCTGTTTGCAGTCTCCGGCTAAGGAGAGCACAGTCACCCTGCCGCCACCCCGTGCCCTGCACCTGAGATCTGCACGGCCTGGAAGCGAGGCACACATGCCAGGAAACCGGAGACGCTCTCGCAGCCCTCAGGGAAGGTGACCAAGCGGCTGTCCAGCACCCTCAGGCTGGGGTTCACCAGCACCCGAAGCGGGAAGGGCTCCATCTGACGCAGTTCGCGCAGGCGCGGTGAGAAGGCGCGGAAGAGCGCGTCGGGGAACTCGAGTGCCAGCACTTGCAGCGGCACCCCCAGCTGCGGCGCACTGAGGCCCAGGCAGCCGCGCCGCCGCATCACCTGCACCAGCAGCCCCACCAGCCGCTGCAGCTCCGGCCCCGCCAGCTGCGCGGGTTCCACCGGGGCCGCCACGGCGCGCAGCACCGGGTCCCCGACCTGGCACACGCGTTTGTATGGCGGCTGCGGCGCGCCCCACACGAGGCGCCTCAGGTACCGCCAGTAGGAGCGCGTGCGTGCGGGGCCCTCTAGACCGGACGACGACGACGAGCTGCAGCCCCGGCTCAGCGGGAGCCGCGCCGCCACCCGCAGCCCACACAGCAGCCCCATGGCGCCCGAACCGCGCCGCTCCTCCTCCGCTAGCGCCAGGCACGCCGGGAAGCGTAGTTCCCGCGCGACCTCGGGCACCCGTCCTCCGGGAGAGCAGCCAGATGGCGACAGTCGTCGGATTTATTACAGATCCCGCGTACCCCACACAGTGCCCGCCATACCCCAGGCAAAGCAGTCTCAGCCTCCGCACACGCGGCCCCCTTCCCTCTCAGGATAGCCCCGCAGCTCTGCGCCCTTAGTGCTGCTCCCCGGCCTGGGTGCAGGGGACACTGCCTAGGGCTCCTCACTGGGCGGCTGCGCCGGCAGCGGCTCCCCCTCCACTGTCTCCACAGGCCGCGGCTCCCCCTCCACTGGCTCCCCAGGCCGCGGCTCCCCCTCCACTGTCTCCCCAGGCCGCGGCTCCCCAGGATCGCTCGTCTCTGACCCGCCCTCAGGGGCCGCTAAAGGAACTGGCTCCAGGCCGGGCTGCTCCGCAGAAGGCTCTGGCGCTGGAACCACGAGGTCCGGCACTAGCTCCTGGTCATCTAGACAGAAGACGGTCTCTCTCTTAGGCAGGATAAAGGCGAGAGGCTCCTGGATGGCGCTGATGTTCACATGCCCAAGGGTTCCGTGCTTGGAGAGCTGGGTGGGTGAAATGCCTGACCCAGAtggtaggaaaaaacaaaatggaaaaaaaaaagtcattaaattCAAGGCAGAGACCacggcagggggtgggggtgggggtgggtaaagAACTGACACAATTGCATACTCCAATACAGCAGAAGAGCATGTCTGGACTAAGGGGAAGAATGTTGTTATACTGGAGCCCAcggtaaggggggggggggcaggagacaCTGGAGTCCTGGGCTAGACACAAGAGAAAGGGCTAAGCCAAGGTGGAGAAGAACAGCTACCCTTATCGAAGGTCATGTGCCCGGCCTCACCCCACTCCAAAAAATATCtataactgaagaaaaaatattttttactggtcttatttttattttttgagacagggtatctctacatggcactggctgtcctggaattcactatctacaccaggctggcctccaactcacagagatccacctgcctcctgttTCCCAagtcccgggattaaaggcctgtgacacCAAGCCCAGTGAgggaaaatttttgttgttgttttcaagacagggtattctctctgtatagccctagctgtcttggaacttactctgtagaccaggctggcctcaagtcagatgagcctgcttctgcctcccaagtgcctagaaaaaatattttttaaaccacttctctagccaggcatggtgacacatgcccttaatcccagcacttgggaggcagaggcaggtggatctctgtgagtttgaggccagccaggtctacaaatcgagttccaggacaggctccaaaactacatagagaaaccctgtctagaaaaagaagaaaaaagtaaataaataaaaccacttcTCTGCCACACTTGTAACCCTAgtacttaagaggctgaggcaggcaaactaggagttcaaggtcatcctccaatATAGAGCAAGGCCCACCTAGACTAAATATCAACAGGACCACTTCTCTGGTATTTTATTTAAAGGGAAGCACACAATAAGTGGTTCTCTTGTGACTGGCTTCTTCCACCTCCCCAGATAATCCACACAGTGCATGATTCCATGTCTATAGAATGTTCAGAAACGAGAGATCAACAGCACTCAAAGTTTGCCAGGGTACAACTGAAGAGAGTCTAGCAAGGGGATCTTAAGGGTGACAGACTTCTAAAACAGGTGCTAGTAATGGTCCTCCACCTTTGTATATTTTCAGGAAGACACTGACTTATACTGATGCCCACATTACTTATGTAAATTGAACGCCGATTTAAACCGTCTCACTCCTAAGACAGGAGTCACCgtggtgcatgcctgcagccccagcccctggAAGGTAGAGGTAGGATGACCAGAAAGAAGTTCAAGAATGGCTTTAACTACATATCGAATTCAAGACCAGCTACATGAGacgtaaattaaaaatatattcacatgtacatatccCCACATAGACTTTACatgaatacataattaaaaataataaaaataggccaggcagtggtggcacacacctttaatcccaaccatTCAGGAGggtctctgaattcgaggccagcctggcatatggatcaagttccagtacagcgagggctacataagaccctgtctcaaaacaacaatactactactaataaaagaaaaccagagcTAGGTGTTatgctcatgcctttgatcccagcactggagagatagaggaagacagatctctgagtagcctgggctacacagacccTATAAAAAGGTAAACAATTAAAAACTCTttcctgccaggcggtggtggtggcggcggcggcggcggcggcggcggcggcggcggcggcggcggcggcggcggcggcgcacgcctttaatcccagcactcgggaggcagaggcaggcggatctttgtgattttgaggccagcctgggctaccaagtgagttccaggaaaggtgcaaagcaacacagagaaaccctgtctcgaaaaaaaacaaaaaaactctttcctttctcttaccTAGAGTCTGGGCTATCTGAGCTGGTGGGAAAAGGACTTGAAGACAGCGGTTCAAATAAGGAACAAGGTCTTCCAGGAAGGCAGTGCAGAACTGGACAAAGATTTCATGCTCCCCACTGCTGAATGCAGCCTCTTCGGCACGATGGAATGCCAGAATTGTTTTGGTTACCTACAAGACAAGAATGCCAACAATCAACCACAGAGGAAGTCTACTGCTGCTGCTATGTGGAAGAGCACAAATGTGCAGCATGAAGAAAGTTTTCATAGCTGGGGAATgagggtgcacgcctttaacccaggggacagaggcaggctgatctctgtgagttcgaggccagcctggtctacagagctagttctaggacagccagggatacacaaagacaccttatcttgaaaaacaaaacaaaaaaagaaagttattgATTCCCAACAGTACATTTCATTGCTATCTTGTTCAAATTCAGCACTGTGGTCAATAGTCACTATTGTGTGACTTCATTGGTGGATTTATGACCCAACTTGTTATGTTCTGATATGGTTTCCAGTTCCAGTAGAGGAGCATCACAAAATACAGGGGAGATGCTCTCCTGCCAGCGCTGAGGAAGCCATGTTGTGAGCTATCTGGATAGATGGTCTCTAGGAGCTGAGGACCTCAGTTCTGTACATTTTCCAATGGCACGGAATAACACCTGACAACTGGAATGAGCCTCTAACAGCCCAGAGCTCCAACTCCAACAGACGCCTGGACCCAGCTGACACCTTGAATACAACCTGTGAGACCCTGAGCAGAGGACCCAGAGACAGTGTCCTTGGACTCCTGGCTCACAGAACTGGATGATATAATGTACTGTTTCAAGCTGCCGAGTTCATGGGCATCTGGTCTCAAGCAATAGACTATGCATGCCGAATGACTGCCATAGGTACTCTACTTCACAGCTTCTTCTAGGGTCatctctgctgtggaataatccttttgtacaccgtgaagatttgtcactctgattggtttaataaagaagctgactgccCAAATTCTGAACAGGATAAGGATAAGGCAAGAGAGCCAAactgaggatgctgggatgaacaaggatggagtcagaggagtgtccagagatgccaggagaagatgagcatgccatactgagaaaaggtaccaagccacgtggcaaagtgtagataagaaatatgggttaactgaaatgtaagagttagctagtaacaagcctgagcttggtcaaacacttataattaatataagcctcagtgt is a genomic window of Peromyscus maniculatus bairdii isolate BWxNUB_F1_BW_parent chromosome 5, HU_Pman_BW_mat_3.1, whole genome shotgun sequence containing:
- the Cog8 gene encoding conserved oligomeric Golgi complex subunit 8 isoform X2, which translates into the protein MGLLCGLRVAARLPLSRGCSSSSSSGLEGPARTRSYWRYLRRLVWGAPQPPYKRVCQVGDPVLRAVAAPVEPAQLAGPELQRLVGLLVQVMRRRGCLGLSAPQLGVPLQVLALEFPDALFRAFSPRLRELRQMEPFPLRVLVNPSLRVLDSRLVTFPEGCESVSGFLACVPRFQAVQISGLDPRGEPVVWSASGWTARIIQHEMDHLQGCLFIDKMDSGTFTNLHWMEVND